A portion of the Bacteroides faecium genome contains these proteins:
- a CDS encoding DUF3316 domain-containing protein produces MKKKLIYWGLTGCILFALCTKLQAQTDSLQIHRYVTRATMYGVGFTNVFDTYLSPQEYKGIDFRVSRETIRMTKLFDGNISVQNFFQADIGYTHNRADNNNTFSGLVNWNYGLHYQFRLTENFKLLAGGLIDANGGFVYNLRNTNNPASARAYVNLDASGMAIWHLKIKRYPMVLRYQVNLPVMGVLFSPHYGQSYYEIFSLGNSSGVIKFTSLHNQPSLRQMLSVDLPIGYTKMRFSYLADLQQYKVNNIKTHTYSHVFMVGFVKDLYRIRNKKGASVLPSSVRAY; encoded by the coding sequence ATGAAGAAAAAACTAATATACTGGGGGCTGACAGGATGCATCCTGTTCGCCCTCTGCACAAAATTACAAGCGCAGACCGACAGTCTGCAAATCCATCGCTATGTAACACGTGCCACCATGTACGGTGTCGGATTTACCAATGTGTTCGACACCTATCTTTCGCCTCAGGAATACAAAGGAATCGACTTCCGTGTTTCCCGCGAAACGATTCGGATGACCAAACTGTTCGACGGGAATATTTCCGTGCAGAATTTCTTCCAGGCAGACATCGGTTATACACACAACCGTGCCGACAACAATAATACATTCTCCGGTCTGGTCAACTGGAATTACGGTCTTCACTACCAGTTCCGGCTGACGGAGAACTTCAAGTTGCTGGCAGGTGGATTGATAGACGCTAACGGTGGCTTTGTTTACAATCTCCGGAACACCAACAATCCCGCTTCCGCAAGAGCTTACGTCAACCTGGACGCTTCGGGAATGGCAATCTGGCATTTGAAAATCAAACGTTATCCGATGGTGTTGCGTTATCAGGTCAATTTGCCTGTAATGGGAGTACTTTTCTCGCCGCACTACGGACAATCCTATTATGAGATATTCTCCTTGGGCAACTCTAGCGGAGTGATAAAATTCACTTCCCTGCACAACCAGCCTTCACTCCGCCAGATGCTTTCCGTCGACCTTCCGATAGGATATACCAAAATGCGTTTCAGTTATCTGGCCGATTTACAGCAGTACAAAGTAAATAATATCAAGACACATACCTACTCTCATGTATTCATGGTAGGATTTGTGAAAGACCTATACCGTATCCGAAATAAAAAAGGAGCAAGCGTCTTACCATCATCGGTAAGAGCCTACTAA
- a CDS encoding DNA gyrase/topoisomerase IV subunit A, producing MSDEINEIPEGHSDYKPADARDENVKHQLTGMYQNWFLDYASYVILERAVPHINDGLKPVQRRILHSMKRLDDGRYNKVANIVGHTMQFHPHGDASIGDALVQLGQKDLLIDCQGNWGNILTGDGAAAPRYIEARLSKFALDVVFNPKTTEWKQSYDGRNKEPVTLPVKFPLLLAQGVEGIAVGLSSKILPHNFNELCDASISYLRGEEFQLYPDFQTGGSIDVAKYNDGERGGAVKVRAKINKLDNKTLAITEIPYGKTTSSVIDSILKAVDKGKIKIRKVDDNTAANVEILVHLAPGTSSDKTIDALYAFTDCEVSISPNCCVIDDSKPHFLTVSKVLKKSADNTLDLLKQELEIKKGEILEALHFSSLEKIFIEERIYKDKEFEQSKDMNAACAHIDERLTPYYPTFIREVTKEDILKLMEIKMGRILKFNSDKADELIARMKEDIAEIDDHLAHIVDYTVNWYLMLKNKYGKNFPRRTELRNFDTIEAAKVVEANEKLYINREEGFIGTALKKDEFVASCSDIDDVIIFFRDGKYLVTPVADKKFVGKNVLYVNVFKKNDKRTIYNVAYRDGKEGTTYVKRFAVTSVVRDREYDITQGTPDSRITYFSANPNGEAEIIKVTLKPNPRVRRIIFEQDFSEVGIKGRQARGIILTRLPIHKIALKQKGGSTLGGRKVWFDRDILRLNYDGRGEYLGEFQSEDTILVVLNNGDFYTSNFDLSNHYEDNVSIVEKFDSNKIWTAALYDADQQNYPYLKRFCFEGSNRKQNYLGENKNTRLILLTDEFYPRLEVVFGGHDSFREPLEIDADEFIAVKGFKAKGKRITTYTVETINELEPTRFPEPEQQPQEEPEEEPENLDPDSDKSEGDIIDEITGQMKLF from the coding sequence ATGAGTGACGAAATTAACGAGATACCGGAAGGACATTCAGACTACAAACCGGCGGACGCGCGGGACGAAAACGTAAAACATCAACTGACAGGCATGTACCAGAACTGGTTTCTGGACTACGCTTCGTATGTGATTCTCGAGCGTGCCGTCCCCCATATTAATGACGGTTTAAAGCCTGTTCAGCGACGTATCCTGCATTCCATGAAGCGTCTGGACGACGGACGATATAACAAAGTTGCCAACATTGTGGGACACACCATGCAGTTCCATCCGCATGGTGACGCTTCCATCGGAGATGCCCTGGTGCAGCTCGGACAGAAAGATTTGTTAATCGACTGCCAGGGTAACTGGGGTAATATCCTTACCGGAGACGGTGCTGCCGCTCCCCGTTATATCGAAGCGCGCCTTTCCAAGTTTGCTTTGGATGTTGTTTTCAATCCCAAAACGACCGAATGGAAACAGTCTTACGACGGGCGAAACAAGGAACCGGTCACTCTTCCCGTGAAATTCCCGCTATTACTGGCACAGGGCGTGGAAGGTATCGCCGTAGGACTTTCTTCCAAGATTCTGCCGCACAACTTCAACGAACTTTGCGACGCTTCTATCAGCTACCTGCGCGGCGAAGAGTTCCAACTCTATCCCGACTTCCAGACGGGCGGTTCCATCGACGTAGCCAAATACAATGACGGCGAACGCGGCGGAGCAGTGAAAGTACGCGCTAAAATCAACAAGCTCGACAACAAGACACTTGCCATCACGGAGATTCCTTACGGCAAGACCACTTCATCCGTCATCGACTCCATCCTGAAAGCTGTCGACAAAGGAAAAATCAAAATTCGTAAGGTAGACGACAACACGGCTGCCAACGTAGAAATATTAGTGCACCTGGCACCCGGCACGTCATCGGACAAAACGATAGACGCCCTCTATGCTTTCACCGATTGCGAAGTGAGCATCTCGCCCAACTGCTGTGTTATCGACGACAGCAAGCCCCACTTCCTCACCGTCAGCAAAGTATTGAAAAAGTCGGCAGACAACACGCTCGACCTATTGAAACAGGAGCTGGAAATCAAGAAAGGCGAAATACTGGAGGCCTTGCACTTCTCCTCTCTCGAAAAGATATTTATCGAAGAGCGTATCTATAAGGACAAAGAGTTCGAACAATCCAAAGATATGAATGCCGCCTGCGCACATATCGACGAACGTCTAACACCCTACTATCCGACATTTATCCGCGAAGTGACCAAAGAGGATATTCTCAAACTGATGGAAATCAAAATGGGACGTATCCTGAAATTCAACTCGGACAAAGCGGACGAACTCATCGCCCGGATGAAAGAGGACATCGCCGAAATTGACGACCATCTGGCGCATATCGTAGATTATACCGTCAACTGGTATCTGATGTTGAAGAACAAATACGGAAAGAACTTCCCGCGCCGCACGGAACTGCGCAACTTCGACACCATCGAAGCCGCCAAAGTAGTGGAAGCGAACGAAAAACTCTATATCAACCGTGAAGAAGGATTTATCGGAACAGCCTTGAAGAAGGACGAATTTGTGGCTTCTTGTTCGGATATTGATGATGTCATCATCTTCTTCCGCGACGGCAAGTACCTCGTTACGCCTGTTGCCGACAAGAAGTTTGTCGGCAAGAACGTTCTTTACGTCAACGTTTTCAAGAAAAACGACAAACGGACGATTTACAACGTAGCATACCGCGACGGGAAAGAGGGAACAACCTATGTCAAACGCTTTGCGGTGACTTCCGTAGTCCGTGACCGTGAGTATGACATCACACAGGGTACGCCCGATTCACGTATCACCTATTTCAGTGCCAATCCGAACGGGGAAGCCGAAATCATCAAGGTTACGTTGAAACCTAATCCACGCGTACGCCGCATCATCTTCGAACAAGACTTCAGCGAAGTGGGCATTAAAGGCAGGCAGGCACGCGGCATCATCCTCACCCGTCTGCCGATACACAAAATCGCCCTGAAACAGAAAGGCGGTTCGACCCTCGGCGGGCGTAAAGTATGGTTCGACCGTGACATTCTCCGCCTCAACTATGACGGCCGGGGTGAATATCTGGGCGAATTCCAGAGTGAAGACACCATACTGGTCGTTCTGAACAACGGTGACTTCTACACCAGCAACTTCGACCTGAGCAACCACTACGAAGATAATGTAAGCATCGTCGAGAAGTTCGACTCCAACAAGATATGGACTGCCGCGCTTTATGATGCCGACCAGCAGAATTATCCGTACTTGAAACGTTTCTGTTTTGAGGGTTCCAACCGCAAGCAGAACTATCTGGGCGAGAACAAGAATACCCGCCTCATCTTGTTGACTGACGAATTCTATCCCCGTCTGGAAGTTGTATTCGGCGGACACGACAGTTTCCGCGAACCGTTGGAAATTGATGCGGACGAATTTATCGCAGTCAAAGGATTCAAGGCCAAAGGCAAACGTATCACTACCTACACGGTAGAGACGATTAACGAACTCGAGCCAACCCGTTTCCCCGAACCCGAACAGCAACCGCAGGAAGAACCGGAAGAAGAACCGGAGAACCTGGACCCGGACAGTGACAAGAGCGAGGGGGATATTATTGATGAAATCACCGGGCAGATGAAATTATTCTGA
- a CDS encoding family 20 glycosylhydrolase has translation MNNNLHSFIYKSLFLLGIFLCSCAPAKSAQSSSDFKVRAFYLDCRTQVMTVSAIKDFASDLFTKGINTLLIEYEATFPFQKHATLCNHLAFSRNEVKDIIKHCTSLGIDVIPLQNCFGHSEYILRHDRYAHLREDRKEVSQVCPLKKEEAKKVFREIFREVAELHPSPYFHIGADETYLLGSCAQCSKVEKSRLFVDYIKAMYEVVKEMGKQPIIWADIILMHPEAVQELPKDLIFVDWNYGWEPDRFGKLENLLKLGVKMWGATALRSAPDNVYLTQWMKHFDNLTTFLPFARSHGYEGIIETSWSTSGTYGFHYDNGWEIISMQPVRQVYPMSGFQILIDAYCQAANSQEALNSRDFILSYAQQRYGLSNKEAQIFLDYFSLPQELVRNGKDSKGTAIGQVISSNKEFKNKFDKLSPRQHSNEFEHYRLMLDLRINYLSYKEIEFIYNSNSYDMTQASELAQRLNKIISEADKLDKRFVHINKGYLKSGQAEEINALRTEKMKELYHALLRQTKM, from the coding sequence ATGAATAACAATCTACATTCTTTTATATACAAAAGCCTGTTTCTATTAGGTATATTCTTGTGTTCATGTGCTCCTGCAAAAAGCGCACAGTCCTCTTCCGACTTTAAAGTCAGAGCTTTCTACCTGGATTGCCGTACGCAAGTAATGACGGTTTCGGCTATTAAAGATTTCGCTTCCGATTTGTTCACGAAAGGAATTAACACCTTACTGATAGAATATGAGGCAACTTTTCCTTTTCAGAAACATGCTACTCTATGCAATCACTTGGCTTTCAGCCGCAATGAAGTCAAAGATATTATCAAACATTGCACTTCGTTGGGAATAGATGTAATACCATTACAGAACTGCTTCGGGCATAGTGAATATATTCTGCGTCATGATCGGTATGCCCATTTGCGGGAAGATAGAAAAGAAGTGTCACAGGTATGTCCGCTGAAAAAAGAAGAAGCAAAAAAAGTATTCCGGGAAATATTTCGGGAAGTGGCAGAGCTACATCCTTCTCCTTACTTTCATATAGGAGCTGATGAAACTTATTTATTGGGAAGTTGCGCACAATGTTCCAAAGTAGAAAAGTCACGACTTTTTGTTGATTATATAAAGGCGATGTATGAAGTGGTCAAAGAGATGGGAAAACAACCTATCATTTGGGCAGATATTATTTTGATGCATCCTGAAGCCGTACAGGAATTACCCAAAGACCTTATTTTCGTAGACTGGAACTATGGTTGGGAACCGGATCGTTTCGGTAAACTCGAAAATCTATTGAAACTGGGGGTAAAGATGTGGGGAGCAACGGCTTTGCGCTCTGCACCGGACAATGTGTATTTAACCCAATGGATGAAACACTTTGATAATTTGACTACATTCCTGCCCTTTGCCCGTTCACATGGTTATGAAGGAATCATAGAAACATCCTGGTCTACTAGCGGCACGTATGGTTTTCATTACGATAATGGCTGGGAAATTATCAGTATGCAGCCTGTCCGCCAGGTTTACCCGATGTCCGGTTTCCAGATATTGATAGACGCTTATTGCCAGGCAGCCAACTCCCAAGAAGCATTAAATTCCCGGGACTTTATCTTATCATACGCACAGCAGCGGTATGGGCTTTCCAATAAAGAAGCACAAATCTTCCTTGATTATTTCTCCCTTCCCCAAGAATTGGTTCGCAATGGAAAGGATAGCAAAGGAACGGCTATCGGGCAAGTTATCTCAAGCAACAAAGAATTCAAAAACAAATTCGATAAGCTCTCGCCACGGCAACATTCCAACGAATTTGAACATTATCGGTTAATGCTGGATCTGCGTATTAATTATCTTAGCTATAAAGAGATTGAGTTTATTTATAATTCAAACAGTTATGATATGACTCAAGCGTCAGAGCTTGCTCAAAGACTGAATAAAATAATATCCGAAGCAGATAAGCTGGACAAACGTTTTGTACATATCAACAAAGGGTATTTAAAATCCGGACAAGCGGAAGAGATAAATGCGCTGAGAACAGAAAAGATGAAAGAACTATACCATGCTTTGTTAAGGCAGACTAAAATGTAA
- a CDS encoding glucosamine-6-phosphate deaminase, which produces MDNNIRVTMEIIETTEIKELKKDNLRIRICDSRCTLGMDAAQTATQVINQLLAQKKEINILFAAAPSQNEFLAVLQKQDLPWHRIHALHMDEYVGLKPDAPQRFGNFLKEHIFDSVPFQSVNYLFREGATPEEICNTYERILQEHPLDIIFMGIGENGHIAFNDPHVARFDDPQLVKIVSLDEVCRMQQVHDGCFSHIDEVPRQAVTVTIPVMLKATCIFCMVPGKPKAKAVKNTLYGPVSTDCPASILRTHPHATLYCDLDSASLLPI; this is translated from the coding sequence ATGGACAACAATATTAGAGTAACTATGGAGATTATTGAAACAACAGAAATAAAAGAATTAAAAAAAGACAACTTACGCATCCGTATATGCGACAGCCGTTGCACTCTGGGCATGGATGCCGCCCAAACTGCAACGCAAGTCATAAACCAATTATTAGCCCAGAAGAAAGAAATCAATATTCTGTTTGCAGCAGCTCCCTCGCAAAACGAGTTTCTTGCTGTCCTGCAAAAACAAGACCTTCCATGGCATCGCATCCATGCTTTACACATGGATGAATATGTCGGGCTAAAACCTGACGCCCCACAACGTTTCGGAAATTTTCTCAAAGAGCATATCTTCGATTCTGTTCCTTTTCAATCGGTAAACTACTTGTTCAGGGAAGGAGCAACACCCGAAGAAATCTGTAATACTTATGAGCGAATCCTTCAGGAACACCCTCTCGACATTATCTTTATGGGAATCGGGGAAAATGGGCATATCGCCTTCAATGATCCGCATGTAGCCCGTTTTGATGATCCTCAACTGGTTAAAATCGTATCATTAGATGAAGTTTGCCGTATGCAACAAGTACATGACGGTTGTTTCTCCCATATTGATGAAGTTCCCCGGCAGGCTGTCACTGTCACTATTCCCGTCATGCTAAAAGCTACCTGTATTTTCTGTATGGTTCCGGGAAAACCGAAAGCAAAGGCTGTGAAGAATACATTGTATGGCCCTGTCAGTACAGACTGTCCGGCATCCATACTCCGAACGCATCCGCATGCGACACTTTATTGCGATTTAGACAGCGCATCACTTTTACCCATTTAA
- the nagA gene encoding N-acetylglucosamine-6-phosphate deacetylase produces the protein MEIKKGQITRIFNGEIITPDKNLGIGTVLISEGKIIGVEPGNYKVADSVDYDAKGGFIAPGFIDLHTHGAGGSDFMDCTEEDCLAIAREHLKHGTTLLYPTTLASDNQELLRFLDVYDRVKGQHAGAAFGGLHLEGPYFAYAFRGAQDPRYLRNPAPEEYMEILDKSQDIVRWSIAPELPGALEFGDLLRGKGILPSIAHTDAIYEDVVEAVRHGFTHITHFYSCMNGITRRNAYRYAGCIEAGYLLDEVTIELIADGIHVPAPLMKLAVKNKGAEKIALVTDSMRGAGMPEGKSILGSREKGQEIIIEGGVAKMPDRQSFAGSVATADRLVRNMYQLGERSIEEAVCMMSLTPATIMGIQEQKGKIAKGYDADIVVFNADIQIQQVFINGQQY, from the coding sequence ATGGAAATTAAAAAAGGACAAATAACCAGAATATTCAACGGAGAAATCATCACTCCGGACAAAAATCTCGGAATAGGTACCGTACTTATCTCCGAAGGAAAAATCATAGGTGTGGAACCCGGAAATTATAAAGTGGCCGACAGTGTGGATTATGATGCCAAAGGCGGTTTTATCGCTCCCGGTTTTATAGACCTGCATACCCACGGCGCAGGGGGCTCCGATTTCATGGATTGCACGGAAGAAGACTGTCTTGCCATTGCCCGTGAGCATCTCAAGCACGGAACAACCTTGCTCTATCCCACCACTCTGGCTTCGGATAACCAGGAACTGCTTCGTTTCCTTGATGTATATGACCGCGTGAAAGGACAACATGCCGGTGCCGCATTTGGTGGTTTGCATTTGGAAGGCCCCTACTTTGCCTATGCATTCCGGGGAGCGCAAGACCCTCGTTATTTGCGCAATCCGGCCCCCGAAGAGTATATGGAGATATTGGACAAAAGTCAGGATATTGTTCGTTGGAGCATTGCTCCCGAATTGCCCGGTGCTTTAGAATTTGGCGATCTTTTGCGAGGAAAGGGAATTCTTCCATCCATTGCCCATACCGATGCCATATATGAGGACGTGGTAGAAGCTGTTCGTCATGGTTTTACGCATATCACCCATTTCTATTCCTGTATGAATGGAATCACCCGGCGAAATGCGTACCGCTATGCAGGATGCATCGAAGCCGGTTATTTACTGGACGAAGTGACCATTGAACTGATTGCAGACGGAATACATGTTCCGGCTCCTCTCATGAAACTGGCTGTTAAAAACAAAGGAGCGGAGAAGATAGCCTTAGTAACCGATTCTATGCGTGGCGCAGGTATGCCCGAAGGAAAAAGCATACTGGGAAGCCGCGAGAAAGGGCAGGAAATTATTATTGAAGGCGGAGTCGCCAAAATGCCTGACAGGCAGTCTTTTGCGGGAAGTGTGGCAACAGCCGACCGCCTTGTACGGAATATGTATCAATTGGGAGAACGCTCTATCGAGGAAGCTGTATGCATGATGTCCCTGACTCCCGCCACCATTATGGGAATCCAGGAACAAAAAGGTAAAATAGCCAAGGGATATGATGCTGACATTGTGGTGTTCAATGCAGACATTCAAATTCAACAAGTATTTATTAATGGACAACAATATTAG
- a CDS encoding sugar MFS transporter: MSMDNVQSRQPSNLIPMIMLGMLFFIFGLVSWVNSILIPYFKVSCELTHTQSYLVALAFYIAYLVMSIPAARLIGRVGSRRGIMIGLWLMSAGTLMFVPAAYTRAYSIFLTGLFTIGTGLSILQTVANPYVTILGPIESAARRISIMGLCNKIAGILAPLLFAAVILKSTDNELFEVLKNNSVTGVEKDILLDGLIRRVIVPYSVLSLFLFLFGCAIYFIRLPELGNNQQEDITHASKDRQSIGSYPYLIMGVFAIFFHVAAQVISIDTIISYAESMGFNLQEAKIFPSITLSCALVGYFLGILLIPRFASQQLMLRISTVGGLILSVCVLFIPGTIQMSGHTTSLSIWCLSLMGVCNALIYAGIWPLAIHDLGRWTNLGSSFMVMALCGNAFMPVIYGLIADHHGLRSGYIVLIPCFLYLIFYAFYGYKINHWSELWKLKKDK, translated from the coding sequence ATGTCTATGGATAACGTTCAATCAAGACAACCGTCCAACCTGATCCCGATGATTATGCTGGGGATGCTGTTTTTCATCTTCGGATTGGTGTCATGGGTCAATTCCATCCTGATACCTTACTTCAAGGTATCCTGCGAATTGACGCATACACAATCCTATCTGGTAGCCCTGGCATTCTACATTGCCTATCTGGTCATGTCTATTCCTGCCGCCCGGCTGATTGGCCGGGTAGGCTCGAGACGGGGCATTATGATCGGATTATGGCTGATGTCGGCAGGAACGCTCATGTTTGTTCCCGCCGCCTATACAAGAGCCTATTCTATATTCTTGACCGGGCTGTTCACAATAGGAACCGGGCTGTCCATACTGCAAACGGTAGCCAATCCTTATGTAACCATACTCGGCCCGATAGAATCCGCGGCAAGGCGTATCAGTATTATGGGACTTTGTAACAAGATTGCCGGTATTCTCGCACCTTTATTATTCGCGGCTGTCATCTTGAAATCGACAGATAATGAATTATTCGAAGTACTCAAAAACAACAGCGTTACGGGCGTAGAGAAAGATATTCTGCTGGATGGTTTAATCCGAAGAGTCATTGTTCCTTATTCCGTACTTTCATTATTCCTGTTTTTATTTGGCTGCGCCATCTATTTCATCCGGTTGCCGGAACTGGGAAATAACCAGCAGGAAGATATCACCCATGCCAGCAAAGACCGCCAATCTATCGGTTCATACCCTTATCTTATCATGGGCGTATTTGCCATCTTCTTTCATGTAGCGGCACAAGTGATTTCCATTGATACTATAATCAGCTATGCGGAGAGTATGGGGTTCAATCTTCAGGAAGCCAAGATTTTCCCCAGTATTACATTATCGTGCGCTCTTGTAGGTTATTTTCTAGGTATCCTGTTGATTCCGCGCTTTGCCAGCCAGCAACTCATGCTTCGGATTTCTACCGTAGGCGGATTGATTCTGTCAGTTTGCGTACTATTCATCCCCGGCACGATACAGATGTCCGGACATACGACTTCACTTTCCATCTGGTGCCTGAGCCTGATGGGAGTATGCAATGCATTGATTTATGCAGGAATATGGCCGCTTGCCATACACGACTTGGGACGCTGGACAAACTTAGGTTCTTCATTTATGGTGATGGCTTTATGCGGAAATGCTTTTATGCCCGTCATCTATGGATTGATAGCAGATCACCACGGACTGCGTAGCGGATATATTGTATTGATACCTTGCTTTCTTTACTTGATTTTTTACGCTTTCTATGGATATAAAATTAATCACTGGTCAGAACTATGGAAATTAAAAAAGGACAAATAA
- a CDS encoding acyltransferase family protein: MSTQSNRLLALDVIRGITIAGMILVNNPGSWQSVYAPLKHAQWNGLTPTDLVFPFFMFIMGVAIHFSLRKFEKLDTAVSMKIIRRTVALFAVGIALDCFSKLCYGTFSWENLRILGVMQRLALAYAGGAFLAIIVPKKYYLGVAGGILLVYVGLLQGFNGYIHSADNLIAMIDVKLLGASHLIKEAADGGSFAFEPEGLLSTIPCWAHVLLGAYVGNIITDTGDNRERVRKIALFGTILLFAGFLLQYLDPINKKLWTSSYTLVTCGAASLLLALLIDVIDVRQRKGWSRFFEAFGVNPLFMYCVGWIASVLFSLSFIPWDDRVISIRGLLYNQTLQPLLGDYLGSFIYALIFIIIIWGCGYVLYRKRIYIKL; encoded by the coding sequence ATGTCGACTCAATCAAATAGATTACTTGCACTTGACGTAATAAGAGGAATTACCATTGCCGGAATGATTTTGGTTAACAATCCCGGTTCCTGGCAGTCTGTTTATGCCCCGCTAAAACATGCACAGTGGAATGGGCTAACCCCCACAGACTTGGTTTTCCCTTTCTTTATGTTCATCATGGGCGTAGCTATCCACTTCTCATTACGTAAGTTTGAGAAGTTGGATACTGCCGTCAGCATGAAAATCATCCGTCGCACCGTGGCACTCTTTGCCGTAGGAATCGCTCTGGACTGCTTTTCCAAACTTTGCTACGGAACGTTTTCATGGGAAAATTTGCGTATTCTCGGCGTGATGCAACGACTTGCCCTTGCCTATGCGGGCGGTGCGTTCCTTGCCATCATCGTTCCGAAAAAATACTATCTGGGCGTGGCCGGCGGTATCTTGTTGGTATATGTCGGCTTATTACAGGGTTTCAATGGGTATATACATTCTGCCGACAACTTGATTGCAATGATTGACGTCAAGTTATTAGGAGCCAGTCACTTGATTAAGGAAGCTGCCGATGGCGGCAGCTTCGCTTTCGAACCGGAAGGATTGCTTAGTACCATACCTTGTTGGGCACATGTATTGCTGGGCGCATATGTCGGCAATATAATTACCGATACAGGCGATAATAGAGAACGTGTCCGCAAGATTGCATTGTTCGGGACAATTCTGCTCTTTGCGGGCTTCCTGCTGCAATACCTCGACCCTATCAACAAGAAGTTGTGGACAAGTTCATACACGCTGGTGACTTGCGGAGCGGCCTCGCTTCTTCTCGCCCTGCTGATAGATGTCATAGATGTCCGTCAACGAAAAGGATGGAGCCGTTTCTTTGAAGCCTTTGGCGTAAATCCCCTGTTCATGTACTGTGTCGGCTGGATTGCCAGTGTACTGTTCAGCCTGTCGTTCATTCCTTGGGACGACCGGGTTATCAGCATACGCGGTTTACTCTATAATCAGACTCTGCAACCTTTGCTGGGCGATTATCTGGGTTCATTCATTTACGCCTTGATTTTCATCATTATCATTTGGGGATGCGGATATGTCCTCTATCGTAAACGCATTTATATAAAACTGTAA
- a CDS encoding glycosyl hydrolase family 18 protein: MKTNYLFFLLCLIGIMSGSCKDDSANNPVFGDDEIPYIYTDMQETTSAIAGEVTEFKVLVSPADEKTSVKWLLDGEEIGTSASLVYTFPEAGSFRLRIEVRRNGLLNYRNFALTVKEPVTPPEEPTPSELKKKIFCYLSNGAIASREIAWEQMSHLCVVGGVTTDGTIQAATTLQANADFIKQGQAKGVKILLSMDLASVMKTMTDEFRQSLGERALQVVEDCGLDGINVFFEGWTGSGAGGSDKAENATYASHLKALYQQLKAGLGDKLLTAGVKGDSEGMWGSQNAYNGDFSMFESVDYINVAIYNFTGAWASSAVAQHASYEHFTAAATQWSTINGIDKGKIILGLPAYGIQFQSTTVPTGAVRKAYKVILTEYAADSPVEKDEIEKDGKIVFYNGHPLVQQKSDYVVDNGFGGILLNDLSDDSEDDATSLLNVIYKTFIK; this comes from the coding sequence ATGAAAACAAATTACCTTTTTTTTCTATTATGCCTCATCGGTATAATGTCAGGAAGTTGCAAGGATGATTCTGCCAACAATCCGGTATTCGGTGACGACGAAATACCTTATATCTATACGGATATGCAGGAAACGACATCGGCCATAGCGGGCGAAGTGACGGAATTCAAAGTGCTGGTATCTCCGGCAGATGAAAAGACTTCCGTTAAATGGTTACTGGACGGTGAAGAAATAGGAACAAGCGCTTCACTGGTTTATACTTTCCCCGAAGCGGGCTCTTTCAGGCTGCGTATCGAAGTCAGACGAAACGGATTATTAAATTACAGGAACTTTGCCCTGACGGTAAAAGAGCCGGTGACACCCCCCGAAGAACCGACTCCTTCCGAATTAAAAAAGAAAATATTCTGCTACTTGTCAAACGGCGCTATCGCCAGCCGCGAAATCGCATGGGAGCAGATGTCTCATTTATGTGTCGTAGGTGGTGTCACGACTGACGGAACTATCCAGGCAGCGACTACTCTTCAGGCAAATGCCGATTTCATCAAGCAAGGACAAGCCAAAGGAGTGAAAATCTTACTATCCATGGATCTCGCCAGCGTAATGAAAACCATGACGGATGAGTTCCGTCAATCACTCGGGGAAAGAGCTTTGCAAGTGGTGGAAGATTGCGGCCTGGACGGAATCAATGTTTTCTTTGAAGGATGGACAGGCAGCGGTGCAGGTGGTTCCGACAAAGCAGAGAATGCAACTTACGCAAGTCACCTGAAAGCACTTTACCAACAACTGAAAGCCGGACTGGGCGATAAGTTACTAACAGCCGGTGTAAAAGGGGACAGTGAAGGTATGTGGGGAAGTCAGAATGCCTACAACGGTGATTTCTCGATGTTCGAATCCGTGGATTATATCAATGTGGCGATATATAACTTTACCGGAGCCTGGGCTTCATCCGCAGTAGCCCAACACGCAAGTTACGAGCATTTCACTGCTGCAGCGACTCAGTGGAGTACTATCAACGGAATTGATAAGGGAAAAATCATTTTAGGCTTACCGGCCTATGGAATCCAGTTCCAGAGTACCACTGTCCCGACCGGTGCCGTACGCAAAGCATACAAGGTTATTTTAACGGAATATGCAGCGGACAGTCCTGTCGAAAAAGATGAAATCGAAAAGGATGGCAAAATTGTCTTCTATAACGGTCACCCGCTCGTGCAACAGAAATCCGACTATGTGGTGGATAACGGCTTCGGCGGAATTCTGCTGAATGACCTTTCGGACGACTCGGAAGACGACGCAACAAGTTTGCTGAACGTCATCTACAAGACCTTTATAAAATAA